The Cylindrospermopsis curvispora GIHE-G1 genome contains a region encoding:
- a CDS encoding D-Ala-D-Ala carboxypeptidase family metallohydrolase, with amino-acid sequence MTDNSPGINPKEIRSLNEFIRLKAPAIFIMDAHPDLVKEIQSLLKIEPDGLVGPVTKQVFSEFKTLNQLQYPLGLGVGTAQELLELKDKEETEATREDLIKLDLKVNLDAGSLTGRSMTLPDGKIVYANQYIVEGIPLTWGEATKDCTRVPTSAEYVANAIRVAKTWGPVREKFGSPIRITSGYRPPAVNSSVGGARNSQHLYFRAIDMIPMNGDFKKLWDVLKSSDFSGLGDAVFMGKNKGFFHADVRPGGRVIFPY; translated from the coding sequence ATGACAGATAACTCTCCTGGAATTAATCCGAAAGAGATTAGGTCTCTCAATGAGTTTATCAGACTCAAAGCTCCAGCCATATTCATTATGGATGCCCATCCGGATTTAGTGAAAGAAATCCAGTCACTGCTAAAAATAGAACCAGATGGTCTAGTTGGACCAGTGACTAAACAAGTATTCTCCGAGTTTAAAACATTAAATCAATTACAGTATCCCTTAGGTTTGGGCGTAGGTACTGCCCAGGAACTATTAGAATTAAAAGACAAGGAAGAAACAGAAGCGACCAGAGAAGACTTGATTAAATTAGACCTAAAAGTTAATCTGGATGCGGGTTCTCTTACTGGTCGTAGCATGACCCTACCCGATGGTAAAATAGTTTATGCCAACCAGTATATAGTTGAGGGTATACCGTTAACTTGGGGAGAAGCAACCAAAGACTGTACTCGTGTTCCTACCAGTGCGGAATATGTAGCCAATGCCATCCGAGTGGCAAAAACCTGGGGACCAGTGAGGGAGAAATTTGGCTCACCCATCAGAATTACATCCGGGTATCGCCCACCTGCAGTTAATAGTTCCGTAGGTGGTGCGCGTAATAGTCAACATCTTTACTTTCGTGCCATAGATATGATTCCCATGAATGGAGACTTCAAGAAACTCTGGGATGTCCTAAAGTCCTCCGATTTTTCCGGGTTGGGAGATGCGGTGTTTATGGGGAAAAACAAGGGCTTTTTTCATGCTGATGTGAGACCCGGTGGTAGGGTAATCTTCCCCTATTAA
- a CDS encoding Uma2 family endonuclease, whose translation MIIATAKKMTFEKFLNYDDGTDNLYELENGELIVMPSESEINQRIAMFLVAYFLKLGIPYYRLRMKTEIAVNSRMVGVRVPDLVVFSEELAEVIKDATRSLILMDMPHPLLVVEVVSPNQENRDYRYKRSEYAARGINEYWIVDPMAQKVTVLEWVEGLYEEQVFTGNEMICSPLFSEVKLTVNEILKG comes from the coding sequence ATGATAATTGCAACTGCTAAAAAAATGACTTTTGAGAAATTTCTTAATTATGATGATGGGACAGATAATTTATATGAATTGGAAAATGGCGAATTAATTGTTATGCCTTCTGAAAGTGAAATAAATCAAAGAATAGCAATGTTCTTAGTTGCCTATTTTCTGAAGTTAGGTATTCCCTATTATCGGTTAAGAATGAAAACAGAAATAGCTGTAAATAGTCGCATGGTAGGGGTACGTGTTCCTGATTTGGTGGTATTTTCTGAAGAATTAGCTGAGGTGATAAAAGATGCCACACGCTCTTTAATTTTAATGGATATGCCCCATCCTTTGTTGGTGGTTGAAGTGGTAAGTCCTAATCAGGAAAACCGAGATTATCGTTACAAGCGTTCTGAGTATGCAGCACGGGGTATTAATGAATATTGGATCGTTGATCCGATGGCGCAAAAGGTGACTGTTTTGGAGTGGGTAGAAGGTTTATATGAGGAGCAGGTTTTTACAGGTAATGAGATGATTTGTTCCCCTTTATTTTCTGAGGTGAAGTTAACTGTAAATGAGATTCTAAAAGGATAA
- the groL gene encoding chaperonin GroEL (60 kDa chaperone family; promotes refolding of misfolded polypeptides especially under stressful conditions; forms two stacked rings of heptamers to form a barrel-shaped 14mer; ends can be capped by GroES; misfolded proteins enter the barrel where they are refolded when GroES binds), producing the protein MAKIIAFDEESRRALEKGINALADAVKITLGPRGRNVLLEKKFGIPQIVNDGITVAKEIELEDPLENTGARLIQEVASKTKDVAGDGTTTATVLAQALVKEGLKNVAAGTNPIALKRGIDKTVEALVKEIAKIAKPVEDSELDSPAASIAQVATVSAGNDEEVGRMLAQAMAKVTKDGVITVEESKSLTTELEVVEGMQIDRGYISPYFITNNDRMTVEFDNPRILITDKKISSIQDLVPILEKVARLGQPLLIIAEDVEGDALATLVVNKARGVLAVAAIKSPGFGERRKALLQDIAILTDGQMISEEIGLSLDTATLEMLGKARKITIDKENTTIVSGSENKPEIQKRIAQIRKQLEETDSEYDAEKLQERIAKLAGGVAVIKVGAATETELKDRKLRIEDALNATKAAVEEGIVPGGGTTLIHLVAKVDAIKDTLDGEEKIGAEIVQRSLEAPLRQIANNAGVEGSVIVSQVRNSDFNIGYNAATGEFEDLIAAGIIDPAKVVRSSLQNAASIAGMVLTTEVLVVEKPEKKAPAAPDPGMGGMGGMGGMGGMGMF; encoded by the coding sequence ATGGCTAAAATCATTGCATTTGATGAAGAATCACGTCGGGCTCTAGAAAAGGGTATTAACGCATTAGCGGATGCGGTAAAAATTACCCTGGGACCAAGGGGTCGTAACGTGCTGTTAGAAAAAAAATTTGGTATCCCCCAAATTGTGAACGACGGCATTACAGTAGCCAAAGAAATTGAATTGGAAGACCCTCTAGAAAATACTGGGGCCAGACTAATTCAAGAAGTGGCTTCCAAAACCAAGGATGTAGCTGGAGATGGAACTACGACCGCCACAGTGCTGGCACAAGCCCTAGTTAAGGAGGGATTAAAAAACGTAGCTGCTGGTACAAATCCCATTGCTTTAAAACGTGGTATAGATAAAACTGTAGAAGCACTGGTCAAGGAAATTGCCAAAATTGCTAAACCTGTAGAAGATAGCGAATTAGATTCCCCTGCTGCCAGTATTGCTCAAGTTGCCACCGTTTCTGCTGGCAATGATGAAGAAGTGGGCCGGATGTTAGCCCAGGCCATGGCCAAGGTTACCAAGGATGGTGTCATTACCGTGGAAGAGTCCAAATCCCTAACAACGGAACTGGAAGTAGTAGAAGGAATGCAAATTGATAGAGGTTACATTTCTCCCTACTTCATTACCAACAATGACCGTATGACGGTAGAATTTGATAACCCCCGCATTCTAATTACAGATAAGAAAATCAGCAGTATTCAGGACCTGGTGCCAATACTAGAAAAAGTAGCCCGGTTGGGTCAGCCTTTGTTAATTATTGCTGAAGATGTGGAAGGAGATGCTTTGGCAACCCTAGTAGTCAACAAAGCACGGGGAGTTTTAGCCGTTGCGGCTATTAAATCTCCTGGCTTTGGTGAACGTCGTAAAGCGTTATTGCAGGATATTGCCATTCTCACCGATGGGCAAATGATTTCCGAAGAAATTGGTTTAAGTCTGGATACAGCAACCCTAGAAATGCTGGGGAAAGCTCGGAAAATAACCATAGATAAGGAAAACACCACCATTGTTTCTGGTAGTGAAAACAAACCAGAAATCCAAAAACGGATTGCCCAGATTCGTAAGCAGCTAGAAGAAACAGATTCCGAGTACGACGCGGAAAAACTGCAAGAAAGGATTGCTAAATTAGCTGGCGGCGTGGCAGTTATCAAAGTCGGTGCTGCTACGGAAACCGAACTAAAAGACCGTAAACTGCGAATTGAGGATGCGCTCAATGCTACCAAAGCAGCAGTAGAGGAAGGGATTGTTCCAGGTGGTGGCACAACTCTAATTCATCTAGTTGCAAAAGTAGATGCAATTAAAGACACCTTGGATGGGGAAGAAAAAATTGGGGCAGAAATTGTGCAAAGATCCCTAGAAGCCCCCCTACGTCAAATTGCCAATAATGCAGGTGTGGAGGGTTCTGTAATTGTTTCTCAAGTTCGCAACAGCGATTTTAATATTGGCTACAATGCAGCTACTGGTGAATTTGAAGACCTGATTGCTGCTGGCATTATTGACCCTGCCAAAGTGGTTCGTTCCTCATTACAAAACGCTGCATCTATTGCAGGTATGGTGTTAACCACCGAGGTTTTAGTAGTGGAAAAACCAGAAAAGAAAGCTCCTGCTGCACCTGACCCAGGCATGGGCGGTATGGGCGGTATGGGTGGCATGGGTGGCATGGGTATGTTCTAA
- the corA gene encoding magnesium/cobalt transporter CorA, whose protein sequence is MNKKHARSRNSRSNRVIDGAKTGKSFSQEYYHQPGTIPGTIIIHEDAQQPQIVLMDYNPTDLVERRIINPEECSDYLRTQSVSWVDVQGLGNGDVIHRLGQTFDLHPLILEDVVNMAERPKIEDYEEQLVIIARMVVPNTNNRSFYSEQVSLVLGPHYVLTIQEESEHDCFDSVRARINKNKGIIRREKSDYLAYSLLDAIIDGFFPVLELYGERIAELEEEVITNPTSETLKQIYQVKRELLQLRRGIWPQRDAISSLIRDGSHLISQEVSIYLRDCYDHAVQVLDMVENYRELVSGLMDVYMSAVSNKMNEIMKLLTVISSIFIPLTFVVGIYGMNFNTEKSPYNMPELNWYWGYPFCLGLMAVIAGSLMLFFWRRGWLTNSFEINQK, encoded by the coding sequence ATGAATAAGAAACACGCTCGCTCTAGGAATAGCAGGAGTAATCGAGTTATAGATGGTGCAAAAACCGGTAAATCCTTTTCTCAAGAATATTATCATCAACCAGGCACTATTCCAGGTACAATTATCATTCATGAGGATGCCCAGCAACCGCAAATTGTTTTAATGGATTACAACCCAACCGATTTAGTCGAAAGGCGAATCATCAATCCAGAAGAATGTAGTGACTACCTACGGACACAGTCCGTTTCTTGGGTGGATGTCCAAGGTTTAGGAAATGGGGATGTGATTCATCGCCTGGGACAAACCTTTGATTTACACCCGTTGATTTTGGAAGACGTAGTCAATATGGCAGAACGCCCCAAGATTGAAGATTATGAAGAGCAATTGGTGATAATTGCCCGAATGGTTGTGCCAAATACCAATAATCGTAGTTTTTATAGTGAACAGGTTAGCTTAGTCCTAGGCCCCCATTATGTTTTAACCATTCAAGAAGAATCAGAACATGATTGTTTTGATAGTGTCAGGGCAAGAATTAATAAGAATAAAGGTATTATCCGTAGAGAGAAAAGTGATTATTTGGCTTACTCCCTATTAGATGCCATTATTGATGGTTTTTTCCCAGTTTTAGAATTGTATGGGGAGCGTATTGCTGAGCTGGAGGAAGAAGTAATTACTAATCCTACATCGGAAACTTTAAAGCAAATATATCAAGTTAAACGAGAGTTATTACAACTAAGAAGAGGAATTTGGCCTCAAAGGGATGCGATTAGTTCCCTTATTCGTGATGGTAGCCACTTGATTAGCCAAGAGGTAAGTATTTACTTAAGAGATTGTTATGATCATGCAGTCCAGGTCCTGGATATGGTGGAAAATTACCGAGAATTGGTTTCGGGTTTAATGGATGTTTATATGTCAGCGGTAAGTAACAAAATGAATGAAATCATGAAGCTACTAACGGTAATTTCATCTATTTTCATCCCCTTGACATTTGTTGTAGGAATATATGGCATGAATTTTAATACCGAAAAATCACCTTATAATATGCCAGAACTAAACTGGTATTGGGGTTATCCCTTTTGTCTGGGATTAATGGCAGTGATTGCCGGTAGTTTAATGTTGTTTTTTTGGCGTCGAGGTTGGTTAACTAATTCATTTGAAATTAATCAAAAATAA
- the rnc gene encoding ribonuclease III — MSRVYPRRQRQLESLIQKLGLSANIPIKWPLLDLALTHPTVSESANYEQLEFVGDAVVRLVAAVVLWESYPDCSVGDFAAIRSVLVSDRILARLAREYGLELYLLVAGSATADNIGQESRLADAFEALLGALYLSTQNLTLIRPWLDPHFQQLAEQIRLDPAKLNYKAALQEWTQAGYKVLPEYRVVEVNQPQNTHERFLAQVWLHEKILGQGKGRSIKAAEQAAAKVAYLAITESQSVT, encoded by the coding sequence ATGTCCCGCGTTTACCCTCGCCGTCAACGGCAACTTGAAAGTTTAATCCAAAAGTTGGGATTATCAGCGAATATTCCTATTAAGTGGCCATTGCTGGACTTGGCACTTACTCATCCTACTGTTTCTGAATCGGCAAATTATGAACAGCTAGAATTCGTCGGTGATGCTGTTGTCCGTTTGGTAGCAGCTGTTGTTCTTTGGGAAAGCTATCCTGACTGTTCTGTGGGTGACTTTGCTGCTATCCGTTCCGTCCTGGTGAGCGATCGCATTCTTGCTAGATTAGCCAGGGAGTATGGTTTAGAATTATATTTGTTGGTCGCAGGTAGTGCCACAGCGGATAATATTGGACAGGAGTCTCGTTTGGCAGATGCCTTTGAAGCGCTATTAGGCGCTCTCTATCTTAGCACCCAGAATTTAACCCTAATTCGTCCTTGGTTGGATCCTCATTTTCAGCAACTGGCAGAGCAAATTCGTTTAGATCCAGCAAAGCTAAATTATAAAGCTGCTCTCCAGGAATGGACTCAAGCAGGGTATAAGGTGTTACCGGAATATCGGGTTGTGGAAGTTAATCAACCCCAGAATACCCATGAACGTTTTTTGGCTCAAGTTTGGTTACATGAAAAAATACTGGGACAGGGGAAAGGAAGATCAATCAAAGCAGCTGAACAAGCAGCAGCTAAGGTAGCCTATTTAGCGATTACTGAAAGTCAGAGCGTCACGTAA
- a CDS encoding RNA-guided endonuclease InsQ/TnpB family protein — MNQVRILPRNRQFYAEFVYQVDEIKSDVDRNNVLGIDHGLNNWLTCVSNLGTSFIVDGLHLKSLNQWYNKSVAKLKSDKPQGFWSNRLAAITEKRNRQMRDAVNKAARIVVNHCIENKIGAIVFGWNKGQKDSIDLGSKNNQKFVQIPTARLKDRIAQLCKQYGIDFIETEESYTSQSSFFDCDNIPKFGEKPEGWEASGKRVSRGVYETSDGFKINADCNGAANILKKVAVMLGIDLSGISRGCLSQPQKVRLWTLPKSPCLQTGEA, encoded by the coding sequence ATCAATCAAGTACGTATTTTACCTAGAAATAGACAATTTTATGCAGAATTTGTCTATCAGGTAGATGAAATAAAATCTGATGTTGATAGAAATAATGTTTTAGGGATTGACCACGGGTTAAATAACTGGTTAACTTGTGTTTCTAATCTGGGAACATCATTTATTGTTGATGGACTTCATTTAAAAAGTTTAAATCAGTGGTACAACAAATCAGTAGCTAAACTTAAAAGTGATAAACCGCAAGGTTTTTGGTCTAACAGATTAGCTGCTATTACCGAAAAAAGAAACCGACAAATGCGTGATGCAGTTAACAAAGCTGCAAGAATAGTCGTTAACCACTGTATTGAAAATAAGATTGGTGCTATTGTTTTTGGATGGAATAAAGGACAAAAAGATAGTATTGATTTGGGGTCTAAAAACAATCAGAAGTTTGTCCAAATTCCCACAGCAAGATTAAAAGACCGTATTGCTCAATTATGTAAACAATACGGAATAGATTTTATTGAAACAGAAGAATCATACACTTCTCAATCATCGTTTTTTGACTGCGACAATATACCTAAATTCGGTGAAAAACCCGAAGGGTGGGAAGCAAGCGGGAAACGAGTTAGTCGTGGAGTATATGAAACTTCTGATGGGTTCAAAATTAATGCGGACTGTAATGGTGCTGCTAATATTTTGAAAAAAGTAGCGGTGATGCTAGGAATTGATCTTAGCGGAATCAGTAGAGGCTGTTTAAGCCAGCCTCAGAAAGTTCGTTTATGGACTCTTCCGAAATCTCCGTGTCTTCAGACCGGAGAAGCTTAA
- a CDS encoding MraY family glycosyltransferase, translating to MDIDNSLKALGIANPSGTGWLAVVFTFILAWLISWGSIPTVRQFALRVGWADQPNARRLNREPLPNAGGLAIYAGVIAAVVFASLFRPIELQGVLAQVLTILLGGSILVLVGFIDDQFGLPPFIRLWTQIITALLLVANGMSIKVMFGTPIDSFLSIALTVLWIVGITNAVNLMDGMDGLAGGISFITAMSLLGVSAQFDNRAAATLVLAALSGAALGFLRHNFYPSRIIMGDAGAYFFGYVLAATSILGKLQESTIYSLIPTVLFLMLPVLDTTQVFIKRLLAGKNPLSTPGKDHLHHRLLAWGFSQRRASLILWSLTLFFNVLAMSIQAMTLPVIFASAFAIILFMSATLIPRIRSNS from the coding sequence ATGGATATAGACAACTCCCTTAAGGCTCTTGGTATTGCTAACCCTAGCGGCACCGGCTGGTTAGCAGTGGTATTTACTTTTATTTTGGCTTGGCTGATAAGCTGGGGTTCAATTCCCACTGTTCGTCAATTTGCCCTCCGGGTGGGTTGGGCTGACCAACCCAATGCCCGACGACTCAATCGGGAACCTTTACCCAATGCGGGAGGCCTGGCTATCTATGCCGGCGTAATTGCTGCTGTGGTCTTTGCCAGTCTTTTCCGACCCATCGAACTCCAGGGGGTTTTAGCCCAGGTACTTACTATTCTTTTGGGTGGATCCATTCTTGTTTTGGTTGGGTTTATAGATGACCAGTTTGGCCTGCCTCCATTTATTCGATTATGGACACAAATTATTACTGCCCTGTTGTTGGTGGCTAATGGTATGAGTATCAAGGTGATGTTTGGTACTCCTATTGATTCCTTTTTGTCTATAGCTCTCACTGTTTTATGGATAGTTGGCATTACCAATGCCGTTAATCTCATGGACGGCATGGATGGTTTAGCTGGTGGCATTAGTTTTATTACTGCCATGAGTCTGTTGGGGGTTTCTGCCCAGTTTGATAATCGAGCCGCAGCAACTCTGGTCTTGGCTGCACTGTCGGGGGCAGCTCTTGGCTTTTTACGCCACAACTTTTACCCCTCCCGCATTATTATGGGTGATGCTGGAGCCTATTTTTTTGGCTATGTGCTGGCTGCTACAAGTATTTTAGGTAAATTACAGGAAAGTACCATTTATTCTCTTATACCAACGGTTTTGTTTTTGATGTTGCCAGTTTTAGATACCACTCAGGTTTTTATTAAACGCCTCCTAGCAGGAAAAAACCCTCTCAGTACTCCCGGCAAGGATCATTTACATCATCGTCTATTGGCTTGGGGTTTTTCTCAACGACGCGCTAGCTTGATATTATGGTCATTAACCTTGTTCTTTAATGTTTTAGCTATGTCTATACAAGCTATGACTTTACCCGTAATTTTTGCTTCTGCATTCGCTATTATTTTATTTATGTCCGCTACCTTAATTCCACGTATCCGTAGTAACTCCTAG